Proteins encoded in a region of the Hirundo rustica isolate bHirRus1 chromosome 10, bHirRus1.pri.v3, whole genome shotgun sequence genome:
- the GP5 gene encoding platelet glycoprotein V isoform X1: MTSQVGAFSGMPDVSLAGLDVQLFWVCCTNVSGTSTRMLVFRLSVMIKLFFQLDASVCPEKCDCSSKKAIHCSGPHIKDLELLNLPCNMTEIHITNANISYLQDVFARMADLQHLILSSNNIALVSPTAFKGLGMLKVLKLLDNKLVELPPEAFDDMVQLQQLIIESNRLKSIEENLFDKLASLQELYLNKNQLTALPSGVMDKLTKLRVLNLSRNYLAALPRNIFSALARLERLMLYINRLSSIESGVFDNLKELQELFLHSNNIHSVAPDAFHCLRKLRTLTLSRNRLQVLPSGLFLHLHYLSKLTLYRNPLKSLPEVLFGEMRHLGSLWLYHTKLSTIPDFVFSNLTNLELLVLSFNPELTVLPRNVFSGLNELRGLSLHTSNISSLPEGIFLSLQKLQNISLFDTRLEVLPRNLLHNLKHLQKVYLNSTNLQSLPADFFTALPELEEVVLDNNPWKCDCQILGFREWLQKSTTIVKNVPSLMCHSPMALQNISLVSLSIDDPECLPATATTYQTFSSTYSQTWTSPVMEHFTSSWETAVTVLSNMETISRPTSIPPATPGFTYSHVENVGQPGLHLSDVHLSVQTSPSIIAQTNSVRGTDLTTLVPWDEFPAHSSAKPYFNTRVTYCQLFLCIHCLLLTLQTVVIVLSLYVMGNTRQLLLSRNIPAQPVVLIRILRR, encoded by the exons ATGACCAGCCAGGTTGGTGCCTTTTCTGGAATGCCAGATGTCTCAT tggcTGGTTTGGACGTGCAGCTGTTTTGGGTCTGTTGCA CTAATGTTTCTGGCACTTCAACAAGGATGTTGGTGTTTCGTTTGTCAGTGATGATCAAGCTTTTCTTCCAGCTGGATGCATCTGTTTGTCCTGAGAAGTGTGACTGCTCTTCAAAAAAAGCAATTCATTGCTCTGGCCCCCACATAAAAGACCTGGAATTGTTAAATCTGCCTTGCAACATGACAGAAATTCACATTACAAACGCTAACATATCGTACTTGCAGGACGTTTTTGCTAGGATGGCGGACTTACAGCATCTCATCCTGTCTTCAAACAACATCGCTCTGGTTTCACCCACGGCTTTTAAAGGCTTGGGAATGCTAAAAGTCCTTAAACTGCTAGATAATAAACTGGTTGAACTTCCCCCAGAAGCATTTGATGACATGGTGCAGCTTCAGCAACTGATCATTGAAAGTAACAGGTTGAAATCTATCGAGGAAAATCTGTTTGACAAACTGGCTAGCTTGCAGGAGCTCTACTTGAACAAGAACCAACTAACTGCACTTCCCAGTGGCGTGATGGACAAACTCACCAAACTCAGAGTACTGAACTTGTCAAGAAATTACTTAGCAGCACTGCCTAGAAATATATTTAGTGCATTAGCCAGGCTTGAGAGGCTGATGCTGTATATTAATAGGCTGTCTTCAATAGAGTCTGGTGTGTTTGATaacctgaaggagctgcaggagctttTCCTGCATTCCAATAATATCCATTCCGTTGCCCCTGATGCATTTCATTGTCTTCGTAAACTAAGAACCTTGACACTCTCCAGAAACAGGCTTCAGGTTTTGCCTTCTGGGCTTTTTTTGCACTTGCATTACCTGTCTAAACTGACCTTGTACAGAAACCCACTGAAGTCTCTTCCAGAAGTATTGTTTGGAGAGATGAGGCATCTTGGTAGCCTATGGCTGTATCACACAAAGCTCTCAACAATACCGGATTTTGTATTCAGTAACTTGACAAATTTAGAGCTTCTTGTGCTGAGTTTTAACCCAGAGCTTACGGTTCTTCCTAGGAACGTATTCAGTGGCCTGAATGAACTGCGGGGCCTTTCTCTCCATACAAGTAATATTTCCAGTTTGCCAGAGGGGATCTTTCTGAGCCTTCAGAAACTGCAGAACATTTCCCTCTTTGATACAAGGCTTGAGGTTCTTCCTAGAAACCTCCTTCATAATCTCAAGCACCTCCAGAAAGTTTACCTGAATAGTACTAACCTGCAGTCTCTTCCTGCAGACTTCTTCACTGCTTTACCTGAGCTGGAAGAAGTTGTCCTTGACAACAACCCTTGGAAATGCGATTGCCAAATTCTTGGCTTCCGAGAATGGCTCCAAAAGAGCACAACAATAGTTAAAAATGTGCCATCTCTAATGTGCCACAGCCCAATGGCACTGCAGAATATTTCTCTCGTGTCTCTAAGCATCGATGACCCAGAGTGCCTGCCAGCTACAGCTACGACATATCAGACATTCAGCTCAACTTATTCTCAGACTTGGACATCTCCTGTGATGGAGCACTTCACATCATCGTGGGAGACTGCTGTAACTGTGCTGTCCAACATGGAAACCATCAGCAGACCCACGTCAATTCCTCCTGCAACTCCAGGTTTTACATACTCCCATGTTGAAAATGTTGGACAACCTGGGTTACATCTCTCAGATGTACATCTCTCAGTCCAAACTTCTCCCAGCATCATAGCACAAACCAACAGTGTCAGAGGGACAGATTTAACTACTCTTGTCCCGTGGGATGAGTTTCCAGCCCACAGCAGTGCTAAACCCTATTTTAATACCAGAGTTACTTATTGCCAGCTATTCTTGTGCATTCACTGTTTGCTTTTAACACTTCAGACTGTAGTCATTGTGCTCAGTCTGTATGTGATGGGTAACACCAGGCAACTCTTGCTCTCCAGAAATATTCCTGCTCAGCCTGTGGTTCTGATAAGAATATTAAGAAGATAG
- the GP5 gene encoding platelet glycoprotein V isoform X2, with amino-acid sequence MLVFRLSVMIKLFFQLDASVCPEKCDCSSKKAIHCSGPHIKDLELLNLPCNMTEIHITNANISYLQDVFARMADLQHLILSSNNIALVSPTAFKGLGMLKVLKLLDNKLVELPPEAFDDMVQLQQLIIESNRLKSIEENLFDKLASLQELYLNKNQLTALPSGVMDKLTKLRVLNLSRNYLAALPRNIFSALARLERLMLYINRLSSIESGVFDNLKELQELFLHSNNIHSVAPDAFHCLRKLRTLTLSRNRLQVLPSGLFLHLHYLSKLTLYRNPLKSLPEVLFGEMRHLGSLWLYHTKLSTIPDFVFSNLTNLELLVLSFNPELTVLPRNVFSGLNELRGLSLHTSNISSLPEGIFLSLQKLQNISLFDTRLEVLPRNLLHNLKHLQKVYLNSTNLQSLPADFFTALPELEEVVLDNNPWKCDCQILGFREWLQKSTTIVKNVPSLMCHSPMALQNISLVSLSIDDPECLPATATTYQTFSSTYSQTWTSPVMEHFTSSWETAVTVLSNMETISRPTSIPPATPGFTYSHVENVGQPGLHLSDVHLSVQTSPSIIAQTNSVRGTDLTTLVPWDEFPAHSSAKPYFNTRVTYCQLFLCIHCLLLTLQTVVIVLSLYVMGNTRQLLLSRNIPAQPVVLIRILRR; translated from the coding sequence ATGTTGGTGTTTCGTTTGTCAGTGATGATCAAGCTTTTCTTCCAGCTGGATGCATCTGTTTGTCCTGAGAAGTGTGACTGCTCTTCAAAAAAAGCAATTCATTGCTCTGGCCCCCACATAAAAGACCTGGAATTGTTAAATCTGCCTTGCAACATGACAGAAATTCACATTACAAACGCTAACATATCGTACTTGCAGGACGTTTTTGCTAGGATGGCGGACTTACAGCATCTCATCCTGTCTTCAAACAACATCGCTCTGGTTTCACCCACGGCTTTTAAAGGCTTGGGAATGCTAAAAGTCCTTAAACTGCTAGATAATAAACTGGTTGAACTTCCCCCAGAAGCATTTGATGACATGGTGCAGCTTCAGCAACTGATCATTGAAAGTAACAGGTTGAAATCTATCGAGGAAAATCTGTTTGACAAACTGGCTAGCTTGCAGGAGCTCTACTTGAACAAGAACCAACTAACTGCACTTCCCAGTGGCGTGATGGACAAACTCACCAAACTCAGAGTACTGAACTTGTCAAGAAATTACTTAGCAGCACTGCCTAGAAATATATTTAGTGCATTAGCCAGGCTTGAGAGGCTGATGCTGTATATTAATAGGCTGTCTTCAATAGAGTCTGGTGTGTTTGATaacctgaaggagctgcaggagctttTCCTGCATTCCAATAATATCCATTCCGTTGCCCCTGATGCATTTCATTGTCTTCGTAAACTAAGAACCTTGACACTCTCCAGAAACAGGCTTCAGGTTTTGCCTTCTGGGCTTTTTTTGCACTTGCATTACCTGTCTAAACTGACCTTGTACAGAAACCCACTGAAGTCTCTTCCAGAAGTATTGTTTGGAGAGATGAGGCATCTTGGTAGCCTATGGCTGTATCACACAAAGCTCTCAACAATACCGGATTTTGTATTCAGTAACTTGACAAATTTAGAGCTTCTTGTGCTGAGTTTTAACCCAGAGCTTACGGTTCTTCCTAGGAACGTATTCAGTGGCCTGAATGAACTGCGGGGCCTTTCTCTCCATACAAGTAATATTTCCAGTTTGCCAGAGGGGATCTTTCTGAGCCTTCAGAAACTGCAGAACATTTCCCTCTTTGATACAAGGCTTGAGGTTCTTCCTAGAAACCTCCTTCATAATCTCAAGCACCTCCAGAAAGTTTACCTGAATAGTACTAACCTGCAGTCTCTTCCTGCAGACTTCTTCACTGCTTTACCTGAGCTGGAAGAAGTTGTCCTTGACAACAACCCTTGGAAATGCGATTGCCAAATTCTTGGCTTCCGAGAATGGCTCCAAAAGAGCACAACAATAGTTAAAAATGTGCCATCTCTAATGTGCCACAGCCCAATGGCACTGCAGAATATTTCTCTCGTGTCTCTAAGCATCGATGACCCAGAGTGCCTGCCAGCTACAGCTACGACATATCAGACATTCAGCTCAACTTATTCTCAGACTTGGACATCTCCTGTGATGGAGCACTTCACATCATCGTGGGAGACTGCTGTAACTGTGCTGTCCAACATGGAAACCATCAGCAGACCCACGTCAATTCCTCCTGCAACTCCAGGTTTTACATACTCCCATGTTGAAAATGTTGGACAACCTGGGTTACATCTCTCAGATGTACATCTCTCAGTCCAAACTTCTCCCAGCATCATAGCACAAACCAACAGTGTCAGAGGGACAGATTTAACTACTCTTGTCCCGTGGGATGAGTTTCCAGCCCACAGCAGTGCTAAACCCTATTTTAATACCAGAGTTACTTATTGCCAGCTATTCTTGTGCATTCACTGTTTGCTTTTAACACTTCAGACTGTAGTCATTGTGCTCAGTCTGTATGTGATGGGTAACACCAGGCAACTCTTGCTCTCCAGAAATATTCCTGCTCAGCCTGTGGTTCTGATAAGAATATTAAGAAGATAG